TGACACTGCGCGATCGGGCCAAGTCGGCCACGGAGCAGAAAGTGGATCGCAATCAGCTGATCGAAGCGATCAAGCAAAAACAAGCGCAAAATGCCGAGCAACCGGTAGTCATCGCCGCAGACAAAAATGTACGCTATGAAGAAGTCATCAAAGTGATGGATATTCTGCAGCAGAACCAGGTACAGAAAGTCGGTTTGCTGGCTCAACAGAAATAACGATTGCTCATGAGTTCGAGCGACCCGCGCAATTCTCCCCATTCAGAACCAAAATCATTATT
The DNA window shown above is from Nitrosomonas sp. Is35 and carries:
- the tolR gene encoding protein TolR produces the protein MARRAKHKLVNEINVVPYIDVMLVLLIIFMITAPMINHGQIELPQIGKSLAAPVAPLEVIIKADGSLTLRDRAKSATEQKVDRNQLIEAIKQKQAQNAEQPVVIAADKNVRYEEVIKVMDILQQNQVQKVGLLAQQK